A genomic window from Bacillus sp. Marseille-P3661 includes:
- a CDS encoding macro domain-containing protein has protein sequence MWKLKEIVKDKDFWKNSWVIPGALFGIATTLLTFIEFDKGFNKLIILVGLVIISIIYMLFNLFKSYRLKEIKLDIDGSEIEIKKGDIFAYPRNIYKVIAFNEFFDTEVDDKIISRSSLNGQYISKFYSDISDLDNRIVQDPRMQLRIVEENIERPLGGKRTRYRLGSVYKDMDFFLVAFSKFNDENEANLKLHEYANCLINFWNEVNSLYAQQEVVVPLLASGITRHKDFTATPHQLLEVMLWTFKISKVKFREPSKVTILLHESHHKKINFYKLKEFEKNGI, from the coding sequence ATGTGGAAATTAAAAGAGATTGTTAAAGATAAGGATTTTTGGAAGAATTCATGGGTAATTCCGGGTGCGTTGTTTGGAATAGCAACAACATTGCTTACTTTTATTGAATTCGATAAAGGTTTCAACAAACTTATTATTTTAGTTGGCTTAGTAATTATAAGTATTATCTATATGTTGTTCAATTTATTTAAAAGTTATCGATTAAAGGAAATCAAATTAGATATCGATGGATCTGAAATTGAAATTAAAAAGGGAGATATTTTCGCTTATCCTCGAAATATCTATAAGGTAATAGCTTTTAATGAATTTTTTGATACTGAAGTAGATGACAAAATAATATCTAGGTCATCTTTAAATGGGCAGTATATAAGCAAATTTTATTCTGATATATCAGATTTAGATAATAGGATCGTTCAAGACCCACGAATGCAGTTAAGAATAGTTGAAGAAAATATAGAACGTCCTTTAGGGGGAAAAAGAACGCGTTACCGTTTAGGTTCTGTGTATAAAGATATGGATTTCTTTCTTGTAGCATTTTCAAAGTTCAATGATGAAAATGAAGCTAATTTAAAACTGCATGAATATGCTAATTGCTTAATCAATTTTTGGAATGAAGTAAATAGTCTCTACGCACAACAAGAAGTCGTGGTTCCATTGCTAGCTTCTGGTATCACAAGACATAAGGATTTTACTGCTACACCTCATCAATTACTAGAAGTTATGCTTTGGACTTTTAAAATTAGTAAAGTTAAATTTAGAGAACCTTCTAAAGTTACTATCCTTCTCCATGAATCCCATCATAAAAAAATTAATTTTTATAAATTAAAGGAGTTTGAAAAAAATGGCATATAG
- a CDS encoding TIR domain-containing protein, producing the protein MAYRNGNYSAFYVSEPFSESNLGASATRDFVSYNLLRAWKAADSSFPFNDSHNKTYNVRDGSDWEKTLKPRLRERLNNSKNIILFLSSVTKNSRALREEINYGIGTKGLPVIVVYPEYQNKSDIINCKTNTIKDEIKTLWAKLPAFRDSMAEVPTLHLPFKKDLIKSALNDTDFMINSKCSANIYFYKC; encoded by the coding sequence ATGGCATATAGGAATGGTAATTATTCAGCATTTTATGTTAGCGAACCTTTTAGTGAAAGTAATCTAGGGGCATCGGCCACAAGAGATTTTGTATCTTATAACTTGTTAAGAGCATGGAAAGCGGCAGATAGTAGTTTTCCCTTTAATGACTCACATAATAAAACCTATAATGTGAGGGACGGAAGTGATTGGGAAAAGACACTAAAACCTCGCTTGCGCGAAAGACTGAATAATTCAAAAAATATAATATTGTTTTTAAGTTCGGTTACAAAAAATAGTAGAGCGTTGCGTGAAGAAATAAACTATGGAATAGGAACGAAGGGATTACCTGTTATTGTGGTTTATCCTGAATACCAAAACAAGAGTGATATTATTAATTGTAAAACAAATACTATTAAGGATGAGATCAAGACCTTATGGGCTAAACTACCTGCCTTTCGTGATTCTATGGCAGAGGTTCCTACACTTCATTTACCTTTTAAAAAAGACCTGATAAAAAGTGCATTAAATGACACTGACTTTATGATAAATTCAAAATGTAGTGCCAATATATATTTTTATAAATGCTAA